GTTCGCTAGCCTAATTTTCTAGTAAACCTGAGATCCTTCCAGCAGTTGACTGTGACCTAAAGATCCTAAAGTATTCCGAAACAAAAAGACCTAGCCAATGGCTAGGTCTTTTTGTTTTATAGCAAGTAGTGGCGGTGCTAAGCGCCACCACTACTTGCTATAAATATTGCGAAGCAATATTTTGATCCTAGGCGCTAGTCAGGAATAAAATTACATCACCTTCTTGCACCACATATTCCTTACCTTCACTGCGGAGCAATCCCTTAGCACGAGCCGCACTCATTGAGCCGCACTCTACAAGATCTTTAAAAGCAACTGTTTCCGCCCGAATAAAGGCTTTCTCGAAATCAGAGTGAATTACGCCTGCGGCTTGAGGGGCTTTCATCCCTGCATGAATTGTCCAAGCACGGGCTTCCTTGGGGCCAACAGTAAAGTAGGTACGTAAGCCTAAAAGGTGATAAGTGGCGCGAATTAAGGATTTTAAGCCGCCTTCTTTGACTCCAAGGGATTCTAGAAAGTCTTGGCGTTCATCATCTGGCAATTCTAGAAGTTCAGCTTCAACCTGAGCCGAGACAATAGTTACTTCAGCATTCTCTGCCGCCGCGATCGCCTTGACTTTATCGACAAAAGCATTGCCAGTTGCTAGATCATCTTCAGAGACATTTGCCGCGTAAATTGTCGGCTTGAGGGTCAGCAACTGCAACACCGAAATTGCTTCTTTTTCTTCGTCGTTGAGATTGGCTAGACGCGCAGGCTTACCAGCATCTAGGGTCTCACGAACTTTTTCAAGGGCTGCTAATTCGATTTTGGCATCAGCATCGGCACGGGCTGCCTTGCGAGTACGATCAATGCGGCGATCGACTTGAGATAGGTCGGATAGAGCTAGTTCGAGGGTAATAATTTCAATATCACGGGCTGGATCAATTGAAGCTTCAACATGGATGATGTCGTCATTTTCAAAACAACGTACAACATGAACGATCGCATCGCAGACACGAATATTTCCTAGAAACTGATTTCCTAGTCCTTCGCCCTTGCTTGCGCCTCTGACCAATCCTGCAATATCGACAAATTCGACTCGGGTGGGAATTATTTGCGCGGATTTACCGACTTCGGCGAGGGTATTTAGGCGATCGTCAGGGACGGACACCGAGCCAACGTTGGGTTCAATCGTACAAAAGGGAAAGTTGGCTGCTTCCGCCTTGGCGTTGGCAACTAGAGCATTAAATAACGTAGACTTCCCCACATTGGGTAGTCCGACAATCCCAGCTTTGAGCATGATGGCTATCTAAACGAAAACTTTTTTGACTTGTGCTTATAAATTTTGTCACAAAAGTCTCACTTGGTGAGACTTTTACCAAAATTTAGCTAGCAGAAGCAAAGCGTTGTAAATTTAAAATAGCCATTTGCGGCGTGCTTTGCACGCCGCAAATGGCTATATCGAACTTATTTTAAATTTAAAAGCGATTTTCATATTCGATCGAAATACCTGTGCTGCCATCAGTCCCGTAGTTACCGCGCAATAGAATATTTGGATCAACACGATAACGCACCGAGAAATTAGTTGGTTGGGTGGAATCATTGATAATCCGTTGCAGGGCGATCGAGAAACTATTACTGACATCGATCGCCGCCTCAGCCGACAGTCCTAATGTTCCTGTACTGCTAGTGCCTGAATTCGTAGTAACTGGACTGAGATTAAATTCGGCAAGATTCAACGCATCACCGATCGCATCTTGGAGGAAGTTGAGAACTGTACCACCTGCAAAACTGGCAAGGGCTGAAGCAGGGTCAGAGCCACCCTGTTGTTGCAAAACGCCGCCGCCAATTAGGGCAATGATTTCGGCTTGACTACGTGGTGGGCTGCTAGAGAGACGGATATCGGGGGCAAGAGCTGTACCCGTAACACTGGCTTGGACTCGTAGGGTCTTCTGCGCCCCCAAATTGCTCACAGGTACTTCATTGGGACGGAACAGATCGTCGGGACGATTGGAATTGATCGGTACGCGGGTGATCTCGGCAACAGCGCCAGAAACACGGACGTTGAGGGTCGGATTTAGTCCTTGAACGGGTTTAAACTCGACAAAGTTTTCATAGGCGCGATCAAGGCGGAACCTTGTCGAAATTGCGTTGAACTGTCCGCGTGAGATATTAATTTTACCTTCTGGCTCTGGTTTGAGAAAGGTTCCATTTACGACTAATGTTCCTTCTCCTAAGAAATTAAATATGGGAAAGCGGGTCACTTGCATGTTTTGCAATTTAACCGCGAGGCGATCAAAGGCGACATCGGCTAAATTGCTATTGTCATCAGCTAGAGCAGCAGAACTATTGGGATCAGCATCATTACCGATGACAAATCGCCCGTCGCCTAGCGCCACTTCCCCTGTAATGACTGGTGCTAATAATGCGCCTCTAACGATAACTCGCGTATTGAAGTTGTCAGAACTAATATCGCGAATGTTCAGTTTGAGCCTATCGGCATTGATGGCAAGAGCTTGTTGATATTCGGGACTATCTGTTGGGATTAGATTAGGATTACTAATGGGGAGAATGCCCGTTAAAGCGAGTTTGCCTTCGCTAAAGTTGCTAGTGATGTTACTGATCAAGCGATCGCGAGTGAAGTCAATTGTGCCTTGAACCTCGGTGAAATCTCCTGGTAAACCTGCAATCTTGACCTTGGCATTATCGACTGTCATCTTTCCAGCGATTTTGGGATCTCTAAAGGTTCCATTTGCCGTGAGGTTGATATTGCCTTTACCACTGACCCAACGTACAGGTTGATTGAAAATATTGATAAAAGCAATACCTTCATCCTTAACATCAAGCTTAACGTCAAAGATCCCAAAAACCCCAAAATTACCCGAAGCGACAACAGAATCCTTACCTGCCACCTTCATGCTGGCATTGAAGTTAATATTTAATTTGTCGTAGTTAAACTTCACCGCCACAAAATCGATTGGTTGACGGTTAACGGAGCCATCGGTCAGGCTCAACTGTCCTTTAACTCCTAAATCCAGCAAATTAGTACCAGAAATAGAGAGGTTGCCGTTAACTTTTCCTGTCAAATCAAAGGGAATTGCGCTAAAAAATGGCAATGGTCGTAAAGATTCAATGGGGAAATCTTTTAATTCAATTTCACCACTTTGTTCACGGAATCGGAATAATGGATTTGATGAAGGAGTAAGTCTAATTCTTGCCTTGGTGATGCGTCCATAGCTCTTGTCGGACTGGAAATTTGCATTGGCAATATTGAAAACCCCAAAGGCATATCGTCCTTCTACTTGAATGTCGTCAACAGCAAACTTTCCATACTCAAATTTTTTGCCAACAAGATTAAAGCCGACACGAATACCTCTGCGTTGGTTAAAACCAAAGGTGACTTTACCTTTGATATCACCGCGAAAATCCGTGAGCGGCGGTAAATTAAAATTGCGGGCTGAAGCCACGGTTTCCTGTTGTTCCTGTCGCAGTTCGATCTGAGTGAGATATTGCAACTGCTTGTATAGAGGCTCTCCCATTAATCGGATTGCTTCTAGGGGCTGTAATTCTGCTGCTCTATTTTTAGCAAAGGTAAGCCCTTGGGTAACATCAACAATGTTCGCCCATTGCAATGTGGCAAATACATCTTGAATTCGACCTTGAGCAATTTCGACGGCTCCAGCGATCGGGTCTTCGGATTTGGGGTTGTAGGTCAGATTGAATTTATACTCATTACTAACTTCTCCCTGCCGAATACTTAGGTTGCCCTCTTTAACATTCAAAATACCATTGGCATAGGTGACTTTAGCGATCGCACGTTCCGCCACCACTCGCCCAAAGCGAGGGCGCTCCACCGTAACCTCACCTGTTGCCGAGGGATTATTGGTAAAATCAACAACTAAGTTGCTAGAGAGCTTGCCACTGACATCATTTTGTCCTGCGAGAGAAGCCGCTAGTGCTAAAGGAATATTATTGATCGCCACTTGT
This genomic stretch from Pseudanabaena galeata CCNP1313 harbors:
- the ychF gene encoding redox-regulated ATPase YchF; protein product: MLKAGIVGLPNVGKSTLFNALVANAKAEAANFPFCTIEPNVGSVSVPDDRLNTLAEVGKSAQIIPTRVEFVDIAGLVRGASKGEGLGNQFLGNIRVCDAIVHVVRCFENDDIIHVEASIDPARDIEIITLELALSDLSQVDRRIDRTRKAARADADAKIELAALEKVRETLDAGKPARLANLNDEEKEAISVLQLLTLKPTIYAANVSEDDLATGNAFVDKVKAIAAAENAEVTIVSAQVEAELLELPDDERQDFLESLGVKEGGLKSLIRATYHLLGLRTYFTVGPKEARAWTIHAGMKAPQAAGVIHSDFEKAFIRAETVAFKDLVECGSMSAARAKGLLRSEGKEYVVQEGDVILFLTSA